A stretch of DNA from Arachis hypogaea cultivar Tifrunner chromosome 19, arahy.Tifrunner.gnm2.J5K5, whole genome shotgun sequence:
tttcattattattttattataatgattTCCTtaatgataaatatatatatatatatacaacttgCAGGACATGGAGCTGCTGCTTATCAGGTTTGGCAAGAAAGCTGAGTGGAACTTTCTTGAATCAAAAAGATAGAAAGCAATAAACTATAGAAAAAAGGAATTAAGTTTTGTGATTTGTCATTGATCATAAAAGAAGAAATCAGAATCATAGCTTTCTCTCTACAATGAGTTACACTATACATCACTCTTCCTTAACCAGCTGTTGCAATTTGCAAAGAGACTATTTCGGTAATTCTAACTACCTAACtatcactcctttccttttttTGTTAACAATGAAACAATAATGTAATTAAAAATTGCATAATCAAGCAAGAAAGTGATTCAGATTGCAGAACTTGGAAAATCAAGATTAATCAAAGCTATCTTTTGAAAGACAGCTACAAACTAAAAAGTAAACTCTCTATAGATTAACTAAGCATTCAAAGTTACAAGTAAGAACCAACAGAATTCTTAGTTTCCAGATCTTAAGAGATAAAGTAATGACAAACAAGTTATGCTAACAATCTTATATGCATCATCATTCTAAGTACATTTCTAAAAAAGTTGAACAAATCTAGTTCAAAAGGTCTCTAACTTTATATATGACATCAACCTTTTTTTTTCGACTTCATAAATCataaacaaaaaagataaatcAACTGACTATTAttacatatttaaatatttagaaTAGTTTTTAAGTCCTTTAAACTTCCAACATTGATGAGTATTACCACCATTTTCATTGTAGACGCATACAACTACTACTCATCTCTAATTACTGTCTGGTTTTTCTATGTGCACTTCGCTATTCCTCAACTTTTGCCTAAAATCCATACAGTGAATTGTTGTTGTAACTTTCTTACAACACTCTAAACAAAAACTCAAATGAGATATCCAGATTTAAGGCAACTGAGAGGAGAACCTGGAAAACAGGAACACCAGGAAAGCTATTGGCAGCAGAGCCAGATTTCTCCCTCACCTATGTAATGCACAAAGCATAAATCATTACTTCATAACTTGAACCACAAGTAACAGCCCAAACAGGGCTATTAAAAAGTT
This window harbors:
- the LOC112779254 gene encoding protein TIC 22-like, chloroplastic, with product MRGGSKVVPVALNKVFQLKVNGMAFRLIPEQSQVKNNLRVREKSGSAANSFPGVPVFQVLLSVALNLDISFEFLFRVL